In Acinonyx jubatus isolate Ajub_Pintada_27869175 chromosome A3, VMU_Ajub_asm_v1.0, whole genome shotgun sequence, a genomic segment contains:
- the OSR1 gene encoding protein odd-skipped-related 1, with protein MGSKTLPAPVPIHPSLQLTNYSFLQAVNGLPTVPSDHLPNLYGFSALHAVHLHQWTLGYPAMHLPRSSFSKVPGAVSSLVDTRFQLPAFPWFPHVIQPKPEITVGGSGPSVLKTKPRFDFANLALAATQEDPSKLGRGEGPGSPTGGLGALLDVTKLSPEKKPTRGRLPSKTKKEFVCKFCGRHFTKSYNLLIHERTHTDERPYTCDICHKAFRRQDHLRDHRYIHSKEKPFKCQECGKGFCQSRTLAVHKTLHSQVKELKTSKIKC; from the exons ATGGGCAGCAAAACCTTGCCAGCGCCAGTGCCCATTCATCCATCCCTGCAGCTCACCAACTACTCCTTCCTTCAGGCGGTAAATGGCCTGCCCACGGTGCCCTCGGACCACCTGCCTAATCTGTACGGTTTCAGCGCACTGCACGCTGTGCACCTGCACCAGTGGACGCTGGGCTACCCTGCCATGCACTTGCCGCGCTCCTCATTCTCCAAAGTCCCGGGCGCCGTGTCCAGCCTCGTGGACACACGCTTCCAGCTGCCCGCCTTTCCCTGGTTTCCTCACGTAATCCAGCCTAAGCCTGAGATCACCGTTGGAGGCAGTGGCCCCTCTGTGCTCAAGACCAAGCCACGCTTTGATTTTGCCAACCTGGCCTTAGCTGCCACGCAGGAAGATCCATCCAAGCTTGGCCGGGGGGAAGGTCCTGGCTCCCCCACTGGTGGGCTGGGTGCCCTCCTGGATGTAACCAAGCTGTCCCCCGAAAAGAAGCCCACGAGGGGACGCCTGCCTTCCAAGACCAAGAAGGAGTTCGTCTGCAAGTTCTGTGGCCGCCACTTCACTAAGTCCTACAACCTCCTTATCCATGAGCGGACGCACACCGATGAGCGGCCCTACACGTGTGACATCTGCCACAAAGCCTTCCGGAGGCAAGACCACCTACGGGACCACAG ATACATTCACTCCAAAGAGAAGCCTTTCAAGTGTCAAGAGTGTGGGAAAGGATTCTGCCAGTCCAGGACTCTCGCTGTCCACAAGACGCTACACTCACAGGTGAAGGAGCTCAAAACCTCCAAGATCAAATGCTAA